Proteins encoded within one genomic window of Lysinibacillus sphaericus:
- a CDS encoding carbohydrate kinase has translation MNEREQAVLALIRKNPFMSQQEMADKMNLSRPVLANLVSSLTKQGKIVGRAYILPEENEIICIGGANLDRKFHVKGTVQLGTSNPASSSFSVGGVGRNIAENLGRLNHQVTLLTTAGKDADWQVIQEASESFMNLRYVEQLPDASTGSYTAIMDEQGELALAVANMEVYDLLLPSLLKKYEAMLMNAGCFIMDLNCPKETVVYIQQVAIARAIPFVIVPVSSPKMNRLPDTLQGVTWFICNTDEAETIVGHTINTEANYDKAIQKLLQLGAEHVIITAGSKGVYAASTTSPPRHFTAKAIKKIEDVTGAGDAFVSAVIHSWLRGQSFEVCIDAGLTNAKNTLASPYTVRPELSEELLKSEMEE, from the coding sequence ATGAATGAAAGAGAACAAGCGGTACTGGCTTTAATTCGCAAAAATCCGTTTATGTCTCAGCAAGAGATGGCAGATAAGATGAATCTGTCCCGTCCAGTACTTGCGAACTTAGTGTCGAGCTTAACGAAGCAAGGGAAAATTGTTGGTCGTGCTTATATTTTACCTGAGGAAAATGAAATTATTTGTATCGGTGGCGCCAATCTCGATCGCAAATTTCATGTAAAAGGGACTGTTCAATTAGGTACTTCGAATCCTGCTAGTTCCTCATTCAGTGTAGGTGGAGTTGGACGCAATATTGCGGAAAATTTAGGCCGACTTAATCATCAGGTGACATTATTAACGACAGCAGGGAAAGATGCGGATTGGCAAGTAATCCAAGAAGCATCAGAATCATTTATGAATTTGCGCTATGTCGAGCAGTTACCAGATGCTTCAACTGGTTCTTATACGGCAATTATGGACGAGCAAGGTGAGCTTGCATTAGCTGTGGCAAATATGGAAGTTTATGATTTATTGTTGCCGAGTTTGTTAAAGAAATACGAGGCAATGCTTATGAATGCTGGCTGCTTTATTATGGATTTAAATTGCCCGAAAGAAACGGTAGTGTATATCCAACAAGTCGCGATTGCGCGCGCTATTCCATTTGTTATCGTTCCTGTATCTTCTCCCAAAATGAATCGATTACCGGATACATTGCAAGGTGTTACGTGGTTTATATGTAATACGGACGAAGCAGAGACGATTGTAGGTCATACAATCAATACCGAGGCAAACTATGACAAAGCGATTCAAAAGCTTCTACAATTAGGAGCAGAGCATGTCATTATTACGGCAGGTAGCAAAGGAGTCTATGCTGCCTCTACCACTAGTCCACCACGTCATTTTACTGCGAAAGCAATAAAGAAAATTGAAGATGTAACGGGCGCGGGTGACGCTTTTGTAAGTGCTGTCATTCATAGTTGGTTAAGGGGGCAATCGTTTGAAGTTTGCATAGACGCAGGCTTAACGAATGCCAAAAATACACTGGCATCCCCATATACAGTAAGACCTGAATTATCAGAAGAATTGTTGAAAAGTGAAATGGAGGAATAA
- the recJ gene encoding single-stranded-DNA-specific exonuclease RecJ: protein MILSKKRWQVERPDAQLVQTLQNDLQLSAIAAKILAARGCTTSADAESLLNMTEANIHDPFLMHGMAEAVARIQQALENNEKILVYGDYDADGVTSTTVMLHVLLDLGADVSFKIPNRFLHGYGPSEALFREAHEEGVQLILTVDNGISGIEPIRVAKELGMDVIVTDHHEPGEELPQADIILHPRVPEGHYPFGELAGVGVAFKLAHALYGELPTHLFEFVAIGTVADLVPLVDENRYLVKRGIEEMRRSLSPWIQALCEVASAEQATINEETIGFYFGPRLNAVGRLGEASPAVELLMAEDTAKATALAKQLNGCNAERKDIVKSITDEAIAFIEADKKIGDSLVLVVAGEGWNAGVVGIVASRLVELYYRPTIVLSLDFEKGTAKGSARSIEGFHLYNELAKNRDILPHFGGHPMAAGMTLPLEHVDELRARLDAQARACLTEEQLTPVLSIDIPLKIDEISADAIEEIAMLGPFGTDFPKPVYVLEDVEIASMRKIGAAENHIKMELTDGLEKLDSVGFNKGHLYHELTYGIKVSFTGDLQINEWQGRKKPQFMIEDVQTTEWQLFDIRGIRQTSRWLHTVPKEEAVFLAFRPETISYYHSLLGVSIQLVDAELSNVEQTDYIVLLDLPHNVQLLENVLSKTAPTRIYAHFYMPDSQYFNGIPTREQFAWYYKFLKQRPAFPLDMHLPDLAKHTGWPLEALKFMTQVFFELNFVRMESGLTTVNVNAPKTALTEAPSYKQRSEQIEIEQKLVYAPYIELKQWFDERLNLYANTVS, encoded by the coding sequence ATGATTTTATCAAAAAAAAGATGGCAGGTCGAGCGTCCAGACGCACAACTTGTCCAAACATTACAAAATGACTTACAACTTTCTGCTATTGCGGCAAAAATTTTAGCAGCACGAGGCTGTACAACATCAGCTGATGCAGAAAGCTTATTAAATATGACAGAAGCAAATATTCACGACCCATTTTTAATGCATGGTATGGCAGAAGCGGTAGCGCGCATTCAACAAGCGCTTGAAAATAACGAGAAAATATTAGTGTACGGAGACTATGACGCGGATGGTGTAACAAGTACGACGGTAATGCTCCATGTCTTACTAGACCTTGGCGCAGATGTGTCCTTTAAAATACCGAATCGCTTTTTACATGGCTATGGTCCGAGTGAAGCATTATTTCGTGAAGCTCATGAAGAGGGCGTTCAATTAATACTAACGGTTGATAACGGTATCTCTGGGATTGAGCCAATCCGAGTGGCCAAAGAACTTGGAATGGATGTCATCGTGACAGATCACCATGAGCCAGGGGAGGAGTTACCGCAAGCAGATATCATTTTACATCCGCGTGTACCTGAAGGACATTATCCATTTGGTGAGTTAGCAGGTGTTGGCGTGGCGTTTAAATTAGCACATGCCCTTTATGGTGAGCTGCCAACCCATTTATTTGAATTTGTAGCAATTGGTACGGTTGCAGATTTAGTTCCGTTAGTGGATGAAAATCGTTATCTTGTAAAGCGTGGCATTGAGGAAATGCGTCGTTCACTTAGTCCATGGATTCAAGCGTTATGTGAGGTGGCAAGTGCGGAACAAGCTACAATTAATGAGGAAACAATCGGCTTTTACTTTGGGCCGCGCTTAAATGCAGTTGGGCGTCTAGGTGAAGCATCGCCAGCTGTTGAGTTGCTCATGGCAGAGGATACAGCAAAGGCGACAGCATTAGCCAAACAACTAAATGGATGTAATGCAGAACGTAAAGATATTGTGAAAAGTATTACCGATGAAGCGATTGCCTTCATTGAAGCAGATAAGAAAATTGGTGATTCTCTTGTGTTAGTTGTTGCAGGGGAAGGCTGGAATGCTGGTGTTGTAGGGATTGTCGCATCTAGACTTGTTGAACTTTATTATCGTCCAACAATTGTACTGTCACTAGATTTTGAGAAAGGGACAGCAAAGGGATCAGCCCGTAGTATTGAAGGGTTCCATTTATACAATGAATTGGCGAAAAATAGAGATATTTTACCGCATTTTGGCGGGCATCCGATGGCAGCGGGGATGACATTGCCATTAGAGCACGTTGATGAACTGCGCGCACGCTTGGATGCGCAAGCAAGAGCTTGTTTAACCGAAGAGCAATTAACACCAGTTCTTTCTATTGATATACCACTTAAAATTGATGAGATTTCCGCAGATGCTATTGAAGAAATTGCCATGCTCGGTCCATTTGGCACTGATTTTCCAAAGCCAGTATATGTACTTGAGGATGTGGAAATCGCATCGATGCGAAAAATTGGTGCTGCAGAAAATCACATTAAAATGGAATTAACTGACGGTCTTGAAAAATTGGATAGTGTAGGATTTAACAAAGGTCATTTATACCATGAGCTGACTTACGGTATTAAAGTGTCGTTTACTGGCGATCTTCAAATTAATGAATGGCAAGGACGTAAAAAGCCTCAGTTTATGATTGAAGATGTTCAAACGACAGAGTGGCAATTATTCGATATTCGTGGCATACGCCAAACATCTCGATGGTTACACACGGTACCAAAAGAGGAAGCGGTCTTTTTGGCGTTTCGTCCTGAGACAATCAGCTATTATCATTCATTGCTTGGTGTGTCAATTCAGTTAGTAGATGCTGAGCTGTCCAATGTAGAGCAAACAGATTATATTGTGTTGCTAGATTTACCGCACAATGTTCAATTATTAGAAAATGTGTTAAGCAAAACAGCACCTACACGTATTTATGCCCATTTCTACATGCCAGATTCCCAGTACTTTAATGGCATACCTACACGTGAGCAGTTTGCGTGGTACTATAAATTTTTAAAGCAACGTCCTGCATTCCCACTAGACATGCATTTACCGGATTTAGCCAAACATACTGGTTGGCCATTAGAAGCATTAAAATTTATGACACAGGTGTTTTTTGAGCTTAATTTTGTTAGAATGGAGAGTGGACTGACGACTGTCAACGTGAATGCGCCAAAAACGGCATTAACTGAGGCACCGTCTTACAAACAACGTTCTGAACAGATTGAAATAGAGCAAAAACTTGTCTATGCGCCATATATAGAGTTAAAGCAATGGTTTGATGAACGATTAAATTTATATGCGAATACAGTTTCGTAG
- the trpA gene encoding tryptophan synthase subunit alpha: MTTLQQAIEQVKNAGNKAFVPYIMAGDGGLSTVKPTILSLQKMGVTAIEIGIPFTDPVADGPTIEQAGERALAEGVTLRNVLETLASFRQEITVPLVVMTYFNPVLAYGLEQFASACVAGGVKGLIVPDVPLEESAILRQTLNPHGVDIVQLVSLTSPPERIARIAAASQGFVYAVTVNGITGARASFADDLEGHFQRLREMCHIPVLAGFGISTPQQVVSMGALGDGVIVGSTIVEALHKGNVAKVEALVAASKGTIETSTPL, translated from the coding sequence ATGACAACTTTACAACAGGCAATTGAACAAGTAAAAAATGCAGGGAATAAAGCTTTTGTGCCCTATATTATGGCGGGGGATGGAGGACTTAGTACAGTAAAGCCTACTATCTTGTCGCTACAAAAAATGGGGGTAACAGCTATTGAGATCGGAATTCCTTTTACCGATCCTGTTGCAGACGGTCCTACTATTGAGCAGGCTGGTGAGCGCGCATTAGCAGAAGGTGTAACATTGCGTAATGTTTTAGAGACACTTGCATCATTCCGTCAAGAAATTACTGTGCCATTAGTCGTGATGACCTATTTTAACCCTGTTTTAGCTTATGGCTTAGAGCAATTTGCTAGTGCTTGTGTGGCAGGGGGTGTCAAAGGATTAATCGTCCCTGACGTACCACTTGAAGAAAGTGCCATACTGCGTCAAACGTTAAATCCTCATGGTGTGGATATTGTGCAGCTTGTATCATTAACAAGTCCACCAGAGCGAATTGCTCGTATTGCAGCGGCTAGTCAAGGCTTTGTCTATGCTGTAACGGTGAACGGCATTACGGGAGCACGTGCAAGTTTTGCGGATGATTTAGAAGGTCATTTTCAACGTCTGCGAGAGATGTGTCACATACCGGTATTAGCTGGCTTTGGTATTTCAACACCACAACAAGTTGTGAGCATGGGGGCACTTGGGGACGGTGTCATTGTAGGTAGTACAATAGTAGAGGCCTTGCATAAAGGCAACGTTGCGAAGGTCGAAGCATTAGTCGCTGCCTCAAAAGGAACGATTGAGACGTCAACGCCTTTATAG
- a CDS encoding adenine phosphoribosyltransferase, with product MDLKQYVTTVENWPKEGISFKDITTIMDNGPAYKYATDQIVAYAKEVGAEIIVGPEARGFIIGCPVAYALEIGFAPVRKPGKLPREVISADYGLEYGKDTLTMHKDAIKPGQKVLICDDLLATGGTVEATVRLIQQLGGEVVGCAFLIELKELNGRAKLGDLSVKTLIQY from the coding sequence ATGGATTTAAAGCAATACGTGACAACAGTTGAGAACTGGCCAAAAGAAGGCATCAGCTTCAAGGATATTACAACAATTATGGATAACGGTCCAGCTTACAAATATGCAACAGATCAAATCGTAGCTTATGCTAAGGAAGTAGGCGCAGAAATTATTGTAGGTCCTGAAGCACGTGGTTTCATTATCGGTTGCCCAGTTGCCTATGCGCTTGAAATTGGCTTTGCGCCAGTTCGTAAACCAGGAAAATTGCCACGTGAAGTCATTAGTGCAGATTACGGTTTAGAGTATGGTAAAGATACTTTAACAATGCATAAAGATGCCATCAAACCAGGTCAGAAAGTACTTATCTGTGATGATTTACTAGCTACTGGTGGTACAGTCGAGGCAACAGTACGCTTAATTCAACAATTAGGTGGAGAAGTTGTTGGCTGTGCATTCCTAATCGAGCTAAAAGAACTAAATGGCCGTGCAAAACTTGGCGATTTAAGTGTAAAAACTTTAATTCAATATTAA
- a CDS encoding phosphoribosylanthranilate isomerase, whose amino-acid sequence MTKVKICGLKEVQHVQAAVQAGADAIGFVFAPSKRQVTIEQAQQLAKHVPDGIKKIGVFVNPTPEELRSAVLTVPLDYVQYHGEESPEFIIQQGYPSIKALSVHCAEDVQAATNYDVDYYLFDAPGTDYKGGSGHTFDWTLLEAAGIPQHKLILAGGLKLDNIQEALSLVSPFMVDVSSGVETEGSKDTAKITAFLQAVKRGRV is encoded by the coding sequence ATGACGAAAGTGAAAATTTGTGGTTTGAAAGAAGTCCAGCATGTGCAAGCCGCAGTGCAGGCAGGTGCAGACGCCATCGGTTTTGTCTTTGCGCCAAGCAAACGTCAAGTAACCATTGAACAAGCGCAACAATTGGCCAAACATGTACCCGATGGAATAAAGAAAATTGGTGTCTTTGTCAATCCAACGCCTGAAGAATTACGTTCGGCAGTATTAACTGTGCCATTGGATTATGTACAGTATCATGGTGAGGAATCTCCAGAGTTTATTATCCAACAAGGCTATCCATCCATTAAGGCTTTGTCTGTGCATTGCGCTGAAGATGTGCAGGCAGCTACTAACTACGATGTGGATTATTACTTATTTGATGCACCTGGCACAGATTATAAAGGTGGTAGTGGACATACATTTGATTGGACATTACTTGAAGCTGCTGGTATTCCACAACATAAACTAATTTTAGCTGGTGGTTTAAAATTAGACAATATTCAAGAGGCACTGTCACTCGTATCACCTTTTATGGTAGATGTTTCAAGTGGTGTGGAAACAGAGGGTAGTAAGGATACAGCAAAAATAACAGCATTTCTACAAGCAGTAAAGAGGGGGAGAGTATAA
- the trpB gene encoding tryptophan synthase subunit beta: MHSLANSVPTKEGRYGKFGGQYVPETLMTALIELEAAFDEAMADQAFTNELAYYLKEYVGRETPLYFAENLTNELGGAKIYLKREDLNHTGAHKINNAIGQALLAKRMGKKKIVAETGAGQHGVATATACALLNLECVVFMGAEDIKRQQLNVFRMELLGTKVESVETGSKTLKDAVNAALRYWVTNVEDTHYILGSALGPHPFPKIVRDFQRIIGVETRTQILEKEGRLPDAVVACIGGGSNAIGMFHPFVDDEAVALYGVEAAGSGIDTGKHAAAIAGGQLGVLHGAYMYLLQDDNGFVQEAHSISAGLDYPGKGPEHCYLHDIGRAKFDSITDTEALEGLQLLSRTEGILPALESAHAIAYTAKIAQEMDADDIIVVCLSGRGDKDVHTVRAILGGEQS, from the coding sequence ATGCATTCATTGGCAAATAGCGTACCAACAAAGGAAGGGCGCTACGGAAAATTTGGTGGGCAGTATGTCCCAGAAACTTTAATGACAGCATTAATTGAATTAGAAGCAGCATTTGATGAAGCGATGGCAGATCAGGCATTTACGAACGAGTTAGCATATTACTTAAAGGAATATGTAGGACGTGAGACGCCACTGTACTTTGCTGAAAATTTAACGAATGAGCTTGGTGGTGCCAAAATTTATTTAAAACGTGAAGATTTAAACCATACAGGCGCACATAAGATTAATAATGCGATTGGCCAAGCACTTCTTGCTAAGCGTATGGGAAAAAAGAAAATCGTCGCGGAAACAGGTGCAGGGCAACATGGTGTAGCGACAGCGACTGCTTGTGCTTTATTGAATTTGGAATGTGTCGTATTTATGGGTGCAGAAGATATTAAACGACAGCAATTAAATGTTTTCCGTATGGAGTTACTTGGCACAAAGGTAGAGTCTGTAGAGACAGGGTCAAAAACATTAAAAGATGCTGTCAATGCTGCACTACGTTACTGGGTGACGAATGTTGAAGATACACATTATATTTTAGGTTCAGCTCTAGGTCCACATCCATTCCCAAAAATTGTACGTGATTTCCAACGGATCATTGGTGTGGAGACAAGAACGCAAATATTGGAAAAAGAAGGGCGTTTACCCGATGCAGTAGTCGCATGTATAGGCGGTGGTAGCAATGCGATTGGCATGTTCCATCCATTTGTAGATGATGAAGCGGTCGCATTATATGGTGTAGAAGCAGCTGGCAGTGGTATTGACACTGGAAAGCATGCAGCAGCTATTGCTGGTGGGCAGTTAGGCGTTCTACACGGAGCGTATATGTATTTACTGCAAGATGACAATGGTTTTGTGCAGGAGGCTCATTCCATTTCGGCTGGCCTTGATTATCCAGGTAAGGGGCCTGAACATTGTTATTTGCATGATATTGGTCGAGCAAAGTTTGATTCGATCACAGATACTGAGGCGCTTGAAGGTTTACAATTACTAAGTCGGACGGAAGGGATATTACCTGCATTAGAAAGTGCTCACGCCATTGCCTATACTGCGAAGATTGCACAAGAAATGGATGCAGATGATATTATTGTTGTTTGTTTATCGGGTCGCGGGGATAAGGATGTCCATACGGTACGTGCAATACTTGGAGGTGAGCAATCATGA
- a CDS encoding MarR family winged helix-turn-helix transcriptional regulator — protein sequence MEKVYTDIDYTQICVCTNLRKKTRVVTQLYDKILEPTNLKVTQYALLANIAKHQAVSVSQLGIILSLDQTTITRNVNLLKKNGYVAITQDSQDGRTKIISLTTTGLEKLNEATPIWKDLQEKIIHDIGFEQYINFYNTLQKIQKVVKSYEKR from the coding sequence ATGGAGAAAGTATACACAGACATTGACTATACTCAAATTTGCGTATGTACAAATCTTAGAAAGAAGACTAGAGTTGTAACGCAGTTATACGATAAAATTCTTGAACCTACTAATTTAAAAGTTACGCAATACGCTCTGTTAGCCAATATAGCAAAGCATCAAGCCGTTTCAGTTAGTCAACTAGGCATTATTCTTTCACTTGACCAGACGACAATAACCCGCAATGTCAATCTTTTGAAAAAAAATGGCTATGTGGCTATTACCCAAGATTCCCAAGATGGCCGAACAAAAATTATCTCCCTAACTACTACCGGCCTGGAAAAACTAAATGAAGCAACACCTATTTGGAAAGACTTACAGGAAAAAATCATCCATGATATTGGATTCGAACAATATATAAATTTTTATAACACGCTCCAAAAAATACAAAAAGTAGTGAAATCCTATGAAAAAAGGTAG
- a CDS encoding MFS transporter: MKRIHYSWFVLAITFFSIIVAGITLSSSGVFIGPFEQEFGWDRSIIAMAFAISLFLYGISGPFMAALLEVIGLKKMMLAAMIILVIGISLTLLMQQAWQLMIIWGFIIGLGASLFLTVLSPFVANHWFEKRRGLALGILTASTATGQLVLLPILAMMIEHYSWRWAIALIIVLSSIMLMIIALFMKNKPMDVGLLAYGLDEERLEDVVENKKNPIVIAFNGLFEAVKVKAFWLLAGSFFICGLSTSGLIGTHFVSYCISFGIPLVTAASFLSFMGIFNLVGTTLSGWLSDRFDNRWLLFWYYLLRGASLVLLPYALVQGSLPLLIMFTVFYGLDWIATVPPTVSISRQIFGTQKSGVIYGWIFASHQAGAAVAAYGGGLIYKLFNSYTWAFFLAGVFCVLAGLFVIIVKKQVPNVMHNADTA; this comes from the coding sequence ATGAAACGTATTCATTACAGCTGGTTTGTTTTAGCGATTACTTTTTTCTCCATTATTGTAGCGGGTATTACTTTATCTTCATCTGGTGTTTTTATTGGTCCGTTTGAACAGGAGTTTGGCTGGGATCGTTCAATCATTGCAATGGCTTTTGCCATCAGCCTTTTTTTATATGGCATTTCAGGCCCATTTATGGCAGCACTACTTGAAGTGATTGGATTAAAGAAAATGATGTTAGCTGCGATGATAATATTAGTCATAGGGATCTCGCTCACATTGTTGATGCAACAAGCATGGCAATTAATGATAATTTGGGGCTTTATTATTGGTTTAGGAGCTAGTCTCTTTTTAACAGTATTAAGTCCTTTTGTGGCGAATCATTGGTTTGAGAAAAGAAGAGGGCTTGCATTAGGAATACTAACAGCTAGTACTGCAACAGGCCAATTAGTACTGCTCCCAATTTTAGCGATGATGATTGAACATTACTCATGGCGTTGGGCAATTGCATTAATCATTGTGTTAAGTTCGATCATGTTAATGATTATTGCATTGTTTATGAAAAATAAACCGATGGATGTGGGACTTCTTGCATATGGTCTTGACGAAGAACGATTGGAAGATGTAGTAGAAAATAAGAAAAATCCAATCGTTATTGCCTTTAATGGTTTATTTGAGGCTGTGAAAGTGAAAGCATTTTGGCTTTTGGCTGGTAGTTTCTTTATTTGTGGATTATCGACTAGTGGCTTAATAGGTACACATTTTGTATCGTATTGTATTAGTTTCGGTATTCCGTTAGTAACAGCAGCATCTTTTCTATCCTTCATGGGAATTTTTAATCTAGTAGGAACAACATTATCAGGCTGGTTATCGGATCGCTTCGATAATCGTTGGTTACTATTTTGGTATTATCTTTTACGGGGGGCTTCCTTAGTTTTACTGCCGTATGCATTAGTGCAAGGCTCTTTACCATTACTTATCATGTTTACTGTCTTTTATGGACTAGATTGGATTGCAACTGTACCGCCAACTGTTAGTATCTCAAGGCAAATTTTTGGTACCCAAAAAAGCGGAGTTATTTATGGCTGGATATTCGCTTCCCATCAGGCAGGCGCAGCAGTAGCAGCATATGGGGGAGGTCTTATCTATAAACTTTTCAATTCTTATACTTGGGCATTTTTCTTGGCTGGCGTTTTTTGTGTTTTAGCTGGTTTGTTTGTCATCATTGTAAAAAAACAAGTCCCGAATGTCATGCATAATGCTGATACAGCATAA
- a CDS encoding pseudouridine-5'-phosphate glycosidase, translating into MKEFIVLSEEVKAGQAQGLPIVALESTIISHGMPYPQNVQTAREVEQIIRDNGAVPATIALIDGKIKIGLSDEELEMFGNAQGVAKTSRRDLGYLLATKKLGATTVAATMICAELAGIEIFVTGGIGGVHRGAETTMDISADLEELAQTNVAVICAGAKSILDIGLTLEYLETKGVPVVGYGTSELPAFYTRQSGFDVNFKLDTPEEVAAMLRAKWDLGLQGGAVIANPIPEADALEHEFITSIIEKALQEAEENGIQGKNVTPFLLGKVKELTAGKSLDANIALVKNNAVVGAKIAVAYNKAN; encoded by the coding sequence ATGAAAGAATTCATCGTATTATCAGAAGAAGTAAAAGCTGGACAAGCACAAGGACTACCAATTGTTGCATTAGAGTCAACAATCATTTCACATGGTATGCCATATCCTCAAAACGTACAAACGGCACGTGAAGTAGAGCAAATTATTCGTGATAACGGTGCGGTGCCTGCAACAATCGCGCTGATTGATGGGAAAATTAAAATCGGTTTATCTGACGAAGAACTTGAAATGTTTGGGAATGCACAAGGTGTTGCAAAAACTTCTCGTCGCGATTTAGGCTATTTATTGGCTACGAAAAAATTAGGTGCGACAACAGTTGCTGCAACAATGATTTGCGCTGAGCTTGCAGGTATTGAGATTTTCGTTACAGGTGGTATCGGAGGCGTACACCGTGGTGCTGAAACAACAATGGATATTTCAGCAGACTTAGAAGAATTAGCACAAACAAATGTAGCTGTTATTTGTGCAGGTGCGAAATCTATTTTAGATATCGGTTTAACATTAGAATATCTTGAAACAAAAGGTGTACCAGTAGTCGGATATGGCACGTCTGAGCTTCCAGCATTCTACACTCGCCAAAGCGGATTTGATGTCAACTTTAAACTAGATACACCGGAAGAAGTTGCAGCAATGTTGCGTGCTAAGTGGGATTTAGGCTTACAAGGTGGCGCAGTTATTGCAAACCCTATCCCTGAAGCGGATGCGCTAGAGCATGAATTTATCACAAGCATTATTGAAAAGGCTTTACAAGAAGCTGAAGAAAATGGTATCCAAGGTAAAAACGTAACACCATTCTTACTTGGTAAAGTAAAAGAGTTAACAGCAGGTAAGAGCCTTGATGCCAATATCGCATTAGTGAAAAACAATGCAGTAGTTGGTGCGAAAATTGCAGTGGCTTACAACAAAGCAAACTAA